One stretch of Brevibacillus laterosporus DNA includes these proteins:
- a CDS encoding YolD-like family protein: MASKIIDPLVTKFILPEHAEMLRQLHEDKKLIEKPNIEEDELAEFCYRISDSRQYDYALTISWWKETKEGRGVIESAWGWVDKFDSTFKQIKLKNDEDFWWIPVEDVVSVEA; this comes from the coding sequence ATGGCTAGCAAAATTATTGATCCACTTGTAACGAAATTTATTTTACCTGAGCATGCTGAGATGTTACGACAGCTTCACGAGGATAAGAAACTGATCGAGAAACCGAACATTGAAGAGGATGAGCTAGCCGAATTTTGCTATAGGATATCTGATTCACGTCAATATGACTATGCCCTTACAATTAGCTGGTGGAAAGAGACAAAAGAGGGTAGAGGCGTGATAGAATCCGCTTGGGGATGGGTAGATAAGTTTGATTCAACGTTTAAACAGATTAAGTTAAAGAATGATGAGGATTTTTGGTGGATACCTGTAGAAGATGTGGTTAGTGTAGAAGCATGA
- a CDS encoding phage terminase small subunit P27 family: MARPRQPVDLLLYKGKKNLTKAEIEERKSQEIKAANDKVKPPSYLPKDLKKECKKIASELLYIGIMSNLDVDALARFLYARKMYIKVTDALLQTKLTVQRKQAIHDKDGAVIDMNEWEEANVAYSDLLINQDKLFKQCRSAASDLGLTIASRCKLVIPKQEKQEPSAVEKTFGDL; encoded by the coding sequence ATGGCTAGACCAAGGCAACCAGTTGACTTGCTGCTTTACAAGGGAAAGAAAAACCTAACAAAAGCTGAAATAGAAGAGCGTAAATCCCAAGAAATAAAGGCGGCAAACGACAAAGTAAAGCCACCTAGCTACCTACCGAAAGACCTGAAAAAAGAATGTAAAAAAATTGCAAGCGAGCTGCTGTATATCGGCATCATGAGTAATCTTGATGTAGATGCGTTGGCTCGCTTTTTGTATGCTCGAAAAATGTATATAAAAGTCACAGATGCCTTGCTACAAACGAAATTGACAGTGCAGCGCAAACAAGCAATTCACGATAAAGACGGTGCTGTAATTGACATGAACGAATGGGAGGAAGCAAACGTAGCTTATTCAGATTTATTGATTAACCAAGATAAATTATTTAAGCAATGTAGATCAGCAGCAAGCGACCTGGGCCTTACCATTGCATCTCGCTGCAAGCTTGTAATACCGAAGCAGGAGAAGCAGGAGCCTAGCGCGGTCGAAAAGACATTCGGTGATTTATGA
- a CDS encoding tryptophan RNA-binding attenuation protein, with the protein MISTDDLELSCPFCKGQKQVNVNNTEEICPKCNGKGVILTALGQTLLHFIKKHF; encoded by the coding sequence ATTATATCAACGGATGATTTAGAACTTTCCTGTCCTTTTTGCAAAGGGCAAAAACAAGTTAATGTAAATAATACAGAGGAAATCTGTCCAAAGTGTAATGGGAAAGGTGTTATTTTAACTGCATTAGGACAAACACTGCTTCACTTTATAAAAAAACATTTTTAA
- a CDS encoding HNH endonuclease, with amino-acid sequence MPSNPLKTCLHSRCPTLTREAYCPIHQKKQVQQYDRERGSSTQRGYDAKWRKARIGFLKKHPLCKHCYDKGLLNGATRVDHIIAHKGDKTLFWDRNYWQPLCEQCHNRKTAREDGGAWR; translated from the coding sequence ATGCCAAGTAATCCATTAAAGACCTGTTTGCATTCCAGATGCCCAACATTAACTCGAGAAGCATATTGCCCTATACACCAGAAGAAACAAGTCCAGCAGTATGATCGTGAACGTGGATCATCTACGCAACGTGGTTATGATGCTAAGTGGAGAAAAGCAAGAATAGGATTTTTGAAAAAGCATCCACTCTGCAAGCATTGCTATGACAAGGGATTGCTAAATGGTGCTACTAGGGTTGACCATATCATTGCACACAAGGGAGATAAGACATTGTTTTGGGATCGGAACTACTGGCAGCCATTATGTGAGCAGTGTCATAACCGGAAGACTGCAAGAGAGGATGGAGGCGCTTGGAGATAA
- a CDS encoding cation transporter, translated as MKNFSGLLALWISLISNVVLTVIKVVVGYLFNSQVLIADGIHNAGDVIATFAALSSSMVSKKPADDDHPYGHGKAEVIASAIVAIILALAALLMVYKSVEALLEPATEASVIALIAAFISLIWKQVLYVYCIRLGKVQKSKSLIATAKDHLADVYASIAAVVGIGTTLIGEHYHMPFAQYGDPISGIIVSYFVLKLAYEMGKESIGILMEKNVPLDQLNQLENIVRSISQVKRIDRIRAREHGHYIIVDIRVSVSNDLTIKEGHDISRLIKNTIKSEIQDVEEVLVHLNPWYEKSS; from the coding sequence ATGAAAAATTTCTCTGGATTACTCGCATTATGGATCAGCCTTATTAGTAATGTAGTGTTAACCGTTATAAAAGTTGTTGTAGGATATTTATTTAACAGTCAGGTACTCATTGCTGACGGAATTCATAATGCTGGTGATGTGATTGCAACTTTCGCTGCACTATCCTCATCAATGGTTTCAAAAAAACCAGCCGATGATGATCATCCTTACGGTCATGGTAAAGCTGAGGTTATTGCTTCAGCCATTGTTGCCATTATATTAGCTTTAGCAGCTCTTTTAATGGTCTATAAATCTGTAGAAGCACTACTCGAACCTGCAACTGAAGCAAGTGTCATAGCGTTGATTGCTGCGTTTATTTCTTTAATATGGAAACAAGTTCTCTACGTTTATTGTATTCGTCTTGGAAAAGTACAAAAAAGCAAAAGCTTAATTGCAACAGCAAAAGACCACCTTGCCGATGTTTACGCATCTATTGCTGCTGTTGTAGGTATTGGCACAACATTGATTGGTGAGCATTATCACATGCCATTCGCTCAATATGGCGACCCAATTTCTGGAATCATTGTATCCTATTTTGTACTGAAATTAGCCTACGAAATGGGAAAGGAATCCATTGGAATTCTAATGGAAAAAAACGTACCTTTGGATCAATTGAATCAGTTAGAAAATATTGTTCGTTCTATCTCACAGGTTAAGAGAATCGATCGAATTCGGGCAAGAGAACACGGTCATTATATTATTGTCGACATAAGAGTGAGCGTTTCAAATGATTTAACGATAAAAGAAGGTCACGATATTTCCCGTTTAATCAAGAACACAATTAAAAGTGAAATTCAAGATGTTGAAGAAGTACTGGTGCATTTAAACCCATGGTATGAAAAGAGTAGTTGA